Proteins encoded together in one Sceloporus undulatus isolate JIND9_A2432 ecotype Alabama chromosome 4, SceUnd_v1.1, whole genome shotgun sequence window:
- the SPATC1 gene encoding speriolin, whose product MTQPQAQAQFQPIILQNPKPFVLQPPPPGRKARLLGAPLQQAMPTGLPAAVPLQPLAGPQRPPDVRPKVRSQVVKRDASLAAKTSTDIKPKEKTRQERIVGEIAFQLDRRILANIFPNQTRLYGFTVSNITEKVAQGRTDPFLRMSSDETAAAMNRYRSIMDHLRPLGFDPNMHPIMMEHIVNTYGILRERPNLSDPEAANLNDVQYLQNVIKETVSPEMQETCQLLLNCLYQLSLGDGKSLFLW is encoded by the exons ATGACCCAGCCACAGGCCCAGGCCCAGTTCCAGCCGATCATTCTGCAGAACCCAAAACCTTTCGTCCTGCAACCCCCGCCTCCAGGAAGGAAAGCCAGGCTTCTGGGTGCCCCCCTCCAACAAGCCATGCCCACCGGCCTTCCCGCGGCAGTCCCCCTACAGCCCCTGGCAGGCCCCCAGAGACCTCCCGACGTCAGGCCAAAGGTCCGGAGCCAAGTCGTTAAACGAGACGCCAGCCTCGCAGCGAAGACCAGCACTGATATTAAACCAAAAG AGAAGACCAGGCAGGAGCGCATAGTCGGCGAGATCGCCTTCCAGCTGGACCGCAGGATCCTCGCCAACATTTTCCCCAACCAGACCCGCCTCTACGGCTTCACCGTCAGCAACATCACAGAAAAAGTTGCCCAG gGCCGGACCGACCCTTTCCTGAGAATGAGCAGCGACgaaacggccgccgccatgaacCGCTACAGAAGCATCATGGACCATCTGAGGCCCCTGGGCTTCGACCCCAACATGCACCCCATAATGATGGAGCACATTGTCAACACCTACGGCATTCTCCGTGAGCGTCCGAACCTCAGCGACCCAGAAGCTGCCAATCTCAACGACGTCCAGTATCTGCAGAATGTCATCAAGGAGACAGTGTCTCCGGAGATGCAGGAGACCTGCCAGCTGCTGCTCAATTGCCTCTACCAGCTCTCCCTGGGTGATGGGAAGTCCCTCTTCCTCTGGTGA